In one window of Erythrolamprus reginae isolate rEryReg1 chromosome 1, rEryReg1.hap1, whole genome shotgun sequence DNA:
- the CSRP3 gene encoding cysteine and glycine-rich protein 3, producing the protein MPNWGGGAKCGACDKTVYHAEEIQCNGRSFHKTCFLCMGCRKALDSTTVAAHESEIYCKTCYGRKYGPKGIGYGQGAGCLSTDTGEHLGLDLQQHSPKPGRPSTPTNPSKFAARFGDVEKCPRCGKSVYAAEKIIGGGKPWHKTCFRCAICGKSLESTNVTDKDGEIYCKVCYAKNFGPKGIGFGGLTQVEKVE; encoded by the exons ATGCCAAATTGGGGAGGTGGAGCCAAATGTGGCGCATGTGATAAAACGGTCTACCATGCGGAGGAAATTCAGTGTAATGGACGGAGTTTTCATAAGACATGTTTCCTATGCA tGGGTTGCCGAAAAGCTTTGGACAGCACAACAGTAGCGGCTCATGAATCTGAAATCTACTGCAAAACGTGTTATGGGAGGAAATATGGCCCCAAAGGAATTGGCTATGGGCAAGGTGCCGGTTGTCTCAGCACGGACACAGGAGAACATCTGGGGCTGGATTTACAGCAGCA CTCACCAAAGCCAGGTCGTCCTTCTACCCCTACCAACCCTTCAAAATTTGCCGCAAGGTTTGGAGATGTAGAAAAATGTCCTCGTTGTGGAAAGTCAGTGTATGCTGCAGAGAAGATAATAGGAGGGGGAAAG CCGTGGCACAAGACCTGCTTCCGATGTGCTATTTGTGGGAAAAGTCTAGAATCTACAAATGTTACAGATAAAGATGGAGAGATTTATTGTAAAG TTTGCTACGCAAAGAATTTTGGCCCTAAAGGAATTGGATTTGGTGGCCTCACTCAAGTTGAGAAGGTGGAATAA